One Helianthus annuus cultivar XRQ/B chromosome 7, HanXRQr2.0-SUNRISE, whole genome shotgun sequence genomic region harbors:
- the LOC110867970 gene encoding UDP-glucose 4-epimerase GEPI48, giving the protein MAAPLCILVTGGAGYIGSHTVLQLLLDGYNTVVVDNLDNSSEEAITRVRQLAGDRAHNLSFHKTDVRDKPALERLFATTKIDAVIHFAGLKAVGESVEKPLMYYNNNIIGTITLLEVMAAYGCKKLVFSSSATVYGWPKELPCTEEFPLSAANPYGRTKLMIEEICRDIYASDPEWKFVLLRYFNPVGAHPSGRIGEDPHGIPNNLMPYIQHVAVGRQPALQVYGTDYSTNDGTGVRDYIHVVDLADGHKAALTKLSDPKIGCEVYNLGTGKGTSVMEMVSAFEKASGKKIPLVKTGRRHGDAEIIYASTAKAERELNWKAKYGIEEMCRDQWNWASKNPYGYQPDPNQRNKVNE; this is encoded by the exons ATGGCGGCGCCCTTGTGCATATTGGTGACCGGTGGTGCCGGTTATATAGGGAGTCACACCGTGTTGCAGCTGCTGCTAGACGGTTACAACACGGTGGTGGTCGACAATTTAGATAACTCGTCCGAAGAAGCTATCACACGAGTTCGACAACTCGCCGGAGATCGTGCGCATAACCTATCTTTTCACAAG ACGGACGTCCGGGATAAGCCTGCATTAGAGCGGCTTTTTGCTACTACAAA GATTGACGCAGTTATACATTTTGCTGGATTAAAGGCAGTTGGTGAAAGTGTGGAGAAGCCTTTGATGTATTATAACAATAATATTATTGGTACTATAACTCTCTTGGAAGTTATGGCTGCCTATGGATGCAAGAAG cttgTGTTTTCATCATCGGCTACGGTATATGGTTGGCCAAAGGAGTTACCATGCACAGAAGAGTTCCCCTTGTCTGCGGCCAACCCATATGGACGAACCAAG CTCATGATCGAGGAGATATGCCGTGATATATATGCATCAGATCCCGAGTGGAAATTTGTATTGTTAAGGTATTTCAACCCTGTTGGAGCACATCCTAGTGGCCGAATTGGTGAAGATCCTCATGGAATCCCAAATAATCTTATGCCTTATATTCAACATGTTGCTGTTGGTAGGCAACCCGCACTCCAAGTTTACGGAACTGATTACTCCACAAATGATGGAACCGGG GTACGCGATTACATCCATGTTGTAGATCTAGCAGATGGTCATAAGGCTGCATTGACAAAACTTTCTGATCCTAAAATAG GTTGTGAAGTTTACAACTTGGGGACGGGTAAAGGGACGTCGGTTATGGAGATGGTATCAGCATTCGAAAAGGCTTCCGGAAAG AAAATCCCATTAGTAAAGACTGGGCGACGGCATGGCGATGCTGAGATTATTTATGCATCAACCGCAAAGGCAGAACGTGAGTTGAATTGGAA GGCAAAGTATGGAATAGAGGAGATGTGTAGAGATCAATGGAACTGGGCAAGCAAGAACCCATACGGTTATCAACCCGACCCAAACCAAAGAAACAAAGTGAACGAATAA
- the LOC110867969 gene encoding phosphatidylinositol 4-kinase gamma 4: protein MSIVDVALTPVLKKSGSGCFGSSESIVIYITVGGLVIPMRVMESDSIGTVKHRIQTCNGFVVKKQKLVFGGRELSRNNSLVRDYGVCSGDVLHLIIGVSDLLVITVETAVGEEFEFEVDRFRNVKYLKQLVLEKAKGVGLIIDVEDHEILCNGEKLDDHRLIDDICNNHDAVVHLVVERSDDRNLVEEEMNLKKPPDIDSPLQAVTVGPSRELSSIISSMVDSAFEGLRKGRKPIRSSEGTGGTYFMQHPSGNRYAAVFKPIDEEPMAVNNPQGLPVSKNGEGLKRGTKVGEGALREVAAYILDHPKGGPRGSGDTETGFAGVPPTVMAKCLNGEFNHPKGYDGGPGNVKLGSLQMFMKNCGSCEDMGPRDFPVEEVHKIAVFDIRAANADRHAGNILMNREGDRVVLIPIDHGYCLPENFEDCTFDWLYWPQAREPFSRETVDYIQTLDAEQDLAVLSSNGWDLSRECARTLRVSTMLLKKGASRGLSPYTIGRILCRETLNEESIIEKILQKASSIRLPGTAEAEFLAIVSDLLDFELDKVSGKHDL, encoded by the exons ATGTCAATTGTTGACGTTGCTTTGACTCCGGTTTTGAAGAAGTCCGGCTCCGGGTGCTTCGGGAGCAGCGAATCGATTGTGATTTATATCACGGTTGGCGGTTTGGTTATACCGATGAGGGTTATGGAGTCGGATTCGATTGGTACGGTTAAACATAGGATTCAAACGTGTAACGGGTTTGTGGTGAAGAAACAGAAGTTGGTTTTTGGCGGGAGAGAGTTGTCGAGGAATAATTCGCTTGTTCGAGATTATGGTGTGTGTAGCGGTGATGTGCTTCATTTGATTATTGGGGTCTCGGATTTGCTTGTGATAACGGTTGAGACCGCGGTTGGGGAGGAGTTTGAGTTTGAGGTTGATAGGTTTAGGAATGTGAAGTATTTGAAACAGTTGGTGTTGGAAAAGGCTAAAGGGGTTGGATTGATTATTGATGTTGAAGATCATGAGATTTTGTGTAATGGTGAGAAGCTTGATGATCATAGGTTGATTGATGATATATGTAATAATCATGATGCTGTGGTTCATTTAGTGGTTGAAAGGTCAGATGATAGGAATCTTGTTGAGGAGGAGATGAATTTGAAGAAGCCCCCGGATATCGATTCGCCGTTGCAGGCGGTTACTGTCGGCCCGAGTCGTGAACTATCTTCGATTATATCGAGTATGGTGGATTCGGCGTTTGAGGGGCTGCGAAAAGGGAGAAAACCGATTAGATCGTCGGAGGGGACCGGAGGGACATACTTTATGCAGCATCCGTCAGGGAATCGGTATGCTGCGGTTTTCAAGCCGATAGATGAAGAACCGATGGCGGTGAATAACCCTCAAGGGCTGCCTGTGTCGAAAAACGGTGAAGGGTTAAAACGGGGGACGAAAGTAGGTGAGGGCGCATTGCGGGAAGTTGCAGCATACATACTAGACCACCCGAAGGGCGGGCCACGGGGTTCTGGGGATACGGAGACCGGTTTTGCGGGTGTGCCTCCTACGGTCATGGCGAAATGCTTAAACGGAGAGTTTAATCATCCGAAAGGTTATGATGGTGGACCGGGGAATGTCAAGCTCGGGTCGTTACAAATGTTTATGAAAAACTGTGGAAGTTGCGAGGATATGGGTCCTCGCGATTTTCCGGTGGAAGAGGTTCATAAGATCGCGGTGTTTGATATAAGGGCCGCGAATGCTGATAGGCATGCTGGGAACATTTTGATGAACCGCGAAGGTGATCGCGTGGTGCTAATTCCTATCGACCATGGTTACTGCTTGCCTGAAAAC TTTGAAGATTGCACATTTGACTGGCTCTACTGGCCACAAGCGCGCGAACCATTCTCGCGTGAAACCGTGGACTACATCCAAACACTGGACGCTGAGCAAGACTTGGCGGTCCTGAGCTCAAACGGATGGGACCTGTCGCGTGAGTGTGCACGCACTTTACGCGTATCTACTATGCTTTTAAAGAAAGGTGCAAGCAGAGGACTGAGTCCTTACACCATAGGGCGGATTCTATGTCGAGAGACTCTCAACGAGGAATCCATTATCGAAAAAATTCTCCAGAAGGCTTCCAGTATTAGGCTCCCCGGAACAGCTGAAGCCGAGTTCCTTGCAATCGTTTCGGACCTCTTAGATTTTGAGCTTGACAAGGTTTCAGGGAAACATGATCTTTAA